The DNA sequence CCTCCACTAGGGCACTTTGGTTGCTGTAGTCCACTGTATACCAAGTGGTTCCGGGAATCGCATCATCATTCGAAGCATCCTTTACAAGAATTAGCTTCTCTGGATTAGTAATGGTTCGAGGCTACTGACTCGTCTGCTCAAAATGGTAATGTTGTGTTTGCCCGTAGCAACAAGGGCATCTATGATTTCTCTGGCAACGGCTGTTGAAATCAGGGTTGTCTCGGGTTAGTCTGAATTGTTATGACTAGTATTGTGGGAATGTTGGAATATCATACGCCCAGAGCCGCCTGCGATAGTAACTTTGACCATTGTAAGCAATTGGATGAAGAGTGTTGCTAATTGAAAATGTATGCAATTTGCTGCTTTGTTGTAAGATTTTGGGGAGGAGATGGGAGATTAAATACTTTTCTAATTGGATCACAGAAACTAAACAACTCATGGTTATATTGACCATAAACACCGCGGGCGACCGATTCTCTGCGACTTGACTTTGATGGATTGACAATCTGCTAAGAGTTGACAAGGCTCAACGTCCAATCAGAGAGGGGCAATCGTTCCGCCGCGGTCGAACCGCTGTTTGAAATCGGAGTGCACTATAACAGTTTCTCCGCCTAATCTTACTATAGAGGGATGCTTATTCATTCCGCCGCGGTCGAACCAGGTTGAATCCTTCAACTTTGCGTGTTCAGCGATTCGTGTCTCTGCCGCGGCGGTTAAAACTAATTCGCCGCGTGTATTGCATGTGTCGCCAAATCATCACCGACTTTCACTTGCGcctccaaaaagaaatactgGGACGCTGTTTCGGCACAACCGGCTGAACCATGGCCACGGCGATCCCCAATAGCGACAGAAGCAGTGGCCAATTCTCCACACCCAAACGGAGAAAGATTCGAAAGGCACGCAAAGCTGTTGGGAGTGCAAGCGGAGAAAGATCCGATGCACTTTTGCCTCTCCAACTGAGTCTGTATGTGACGGGTGCAGAAGTCGTCGCGTCAAGTGCCTCAGCCAGGAATATCATGACGATGCAAGATTGGCACCAGCATCTGATAAACGAGGGAGCAATGTTGACAAAATTGTATACTCCTTTTCTAGCCTGTCAAATTATATCTCCTAGACTAACACCAAAAAGCGCGGCCAAGCTGGCGGTTCACATGGCGTTGCATCACCTTCCATATACAACTATATAAACAGCGCAGCATTTATCAGTTCGCCAGACAATCATGATGGAATctctcagcagcttctcgcagCATGGCCAAGCCAGCCTGAGCTTGAGACCATATCAGAAATGAAAATCAGTAATACTTTCATGCTATTCCACGGCGTCACATGCATGCCATACTCGGATTTCATGAGCAACGACCTACCATCGCTTCAAGACGTGTTGCAGCCGCCTCTACCGGGATCTCACCCAGTCTTGATTGCTCGCAGGCTTCTCATGCTGGGCGTTTTTCTGCAAAGCGAGTCACTTCTGTCATCTGAGTTGCAGGTCATCATGTCTCGGGTTGTCGAAACCGCAAACAGACTGGTTGTTTGCAATGAAGACCTGGCGAGCTCACTTGAAGGCATCGAGTGCATCATGATGGAGAGCATGTTTCGTAACAATGCGGGCAATCTCCGCGGCGCCTGGGTCTCAAATCGCCGAGCCATGACTATGGCGCAAGTCATGAGCCTTCATCGATACAGAAACACTGTTTCTGGTGGTAGCAATAGAGATTGGAGTGCCAGGCCTCTGCCAAAAACAATCGATGCTGAGACGCGAAATCGTATTGAACCTGAGTTTATGTGGTTTCGGCTGGTCGCTACAGATAGATATCTATCCTTGATATTGGGGTTGCCACAGGAATCACTACAAGACCCCCATTCCGTCTGCTTGGAGTCCAAAGAGCCCAACGATTGCGCACTAGTAGATCGCCTTGAGCGCCTTCAAGTAGTTGCCGCGGGACTCATTCTGCAACGAAATAGCACAAACATTCACAACCTTGAAGCAACACTCAGAGTGGACAAACTTCTTCAAGAGGCGGCGGCTTTAACGCCTGCCCAGTGGTGGCTCCCTCCCGATCCCTTGTCCATCACGGGTGATTCTATGGAAGCTTTCAAAGAAACGCTCCGGCTCATGTATCAGCTTACCCATTTTCATTTACTTGCACAATTACATCTCCCATATATCCTCTTGACTTCCAACGATCGGAAATACGACTATAGCAAGATGACGGCTATCAACGCGAGCCGGGAGATACTATCCCGTTTCGTCCTTTACTTTGACAGTAGTTCCAACTGCTCCTCCTACTGCCGCGGAATCGACTTTTTGACTTTTATCGCTAGTATGACGCTGTGTCTTGCTCATATAAAAGGGCATTGTCAGCGTCATACTAGTATCATGAACAACGAGACTACCAGCGTCTTTCAACTTCTCGTACATCAGCGCCCTCAAGACATTGGATTCATAGAGCGTATAATGGAGAGTATGGAACacaaaacaacaaaagacaACAACCCCATTACTCAAACAATTACCAACAGCCTGAGACAGCTTGTGGCCATTGAAGCTTCTGTGGCCAGTCAGAGTTACTTTACTGCAAGCCTCTCTTGCCAAATCGGCTGCGATGGACTTGAGAGCAGTGGTATCAGTATGCATATGAAGAATGACGTGTTGCACATCTACGTGCCTTACTATGGTACTATTAGAGTAGAGCGCGAAAGATCTATAGGCAGGTTTGTTGAGAGCAATCTTATTTTGGCAGACTCCACATCACAAATGCCCTTGGAAGCGTTTCAATCGCCTACTGAAAGGTCTCTTGTCACGGAGACTTTTGATGAACCTGTTGTATCCAATAATCGAATTACAGAGGAGGATAGCAGATTGATACCTGGCATTGGGGAAGACTTCAGTGACTGGGCACTTGGTAGCATGGATTTAACTCTATGGGAGACGATATAATCCAGTCCAACTTTTGAAGACCCATTGAGCTTCTATCAATATTCATGGTGAAATATCTGACGTGATAGATAGAGAACGAATAGGGATACAGAGAtgcgaaaagaagcttttcgTGTTTATAAGTATCAAATAATAACCTTGTACATGGTAGATTATACTTTCAGTATCTCGGTTCTCACATTTCCCCAAACAAGGCCtatacaaaaaaaggaagtGTAGTGTTGGAGCTAATGACAGTGCTTATGATGCCAAGGTAATTCACCAACAAATCACCATCTGCATGCAGATCCTGCTGCACCCAAACGGACTGGATCATATCTCTCAACTTCCCAAAATTCCTTACAAAACTGTCCCTCTCAGTCCTGTCAATTAAATCGATGATGGCTGCTCGCCGCTCATCCGTGTATGCCTCGCAGGCCATAATAAGTAAGGGAAAGGCATGTTTACACAAACAAACCGTGACAATCCCATCAAAAGCCTCTTCAATCTCAGATTCCAGGTTTATGGTAGACTCCCATTGGCTCTGAGAGGCTCGTGAGAGGTAGATTCGTGTGGCCAGCTGCCATATTTTTACGCCAAGTATAATATCGGCGTCCGAGTTGACCAAATTTAGCGTGGAAAGAACGTTTTCGGCTCTGCTCTCAAGTGTTCTCAGGCTGTTGTGGTAGTCTTCACCGCGGCTTCTGGGGTCCCATGGATCGTACAATTTGTCACATAACTCGGAGAGCAAATTCAATATTGCGTGTGTGGGATTTGGAGACGGCAATGCCTCAGATGCATGTTAGTAGGTAATATCAAAAGAATTCTCAGTGGAGCTTACTGGTCGGTATCTCGTCAAAGATAGATGTGCGACGTCTTTGGTATTTGGATACTTTGCAGCTGTGGTGTCTGGGGGTAGCGGTTTGTGACGCCAGTGATATATGGGAAACCGAGAAACCGCATTGTAGTAGTAGGCCCAATCAAGAACGTGGTGAATATCGTTTCCGTGCGCCCGATCTTGAAGGCTAGTTGCCTGGGCAATATCTATAGCTCCCCAGACATACCACAGCCACTCGCTGGAGCTTCCTAACGGGAGTAGAATCTGCAAAGGCATTTGAGCACAACGACCGACTTGCCTTAATAGGAATACGCCTTTTGTTAACTACTCACCTCAAAAGCGCTGAGAAGCATCGATGCAGCTACATGTTGAGCCGCTTCGACCAGGCTCAGCCGCCCCCCTTTGACAGGAGCAGATAGATACTGGAGTGCCAATATCTTGAGTTGAATGGCCTGCTGGTGGAGTCCGCTGCGGTggagcgaagaaaaagagagcaatgcaaagaagagagcgaggcCCGGGGCTGTGTCTCGGGCTAGAGCCATGCGTACAAGTGCGTCTCGAATCTGGACACTGCCGGTGGTAAACGTGACCAATGATAGATAGGCAGTGTTGTGAACTGGCGTGGATGCCCATGGTAAGCTAATGCACCATGCATCACACATTGGATATGGCGTCTCTTATAGACTTACAATGTTGGATCAGGTCTGTATGCTCTAAAAATGGCTGAGGCTGCATCCACAACTTGGGAATAGTTCGAATCAGGGGATGAGATGGTTGTACCCGCAGCGTTATATCACGGTATACTTGCATGTCCTGCCAAGTTGTGTTGACGAAGAGGTTGTTCCGACGGTTGGGACTCTGAACCGCTGGAGCAGAGTCTGCCACAAGAGCTCGCTTATTGTCATTGTCTCTAGGCCACGACAGGCGCATCTCGTAGCCCTCGCATTTCCGCTGAGCTCGAGCACACTTGCGACAGGCGGGCAGATGCCCGTCGCACTGAATCCTCCGGGCTGGAGGCAACACAATTAGGCACGATGATGCATGTTTGCGCACATGTCTACGCACCTGTACACGTCCAGCAGCCTTTTCGGTGATTCATATTTCCCTTTTCCACCAATTTTAGTTTCGGTATCTGACGCAAATCCGGCGATGGTGTTGTTAATTAATCAGCTCCGGCGAAACAGTCGATGACACGCATGAAGCACGCATGAAGCTTGTCCAAGTTCAATGTCTGCACTTATAATTGTCGACGCCATCACCCTTATTAGGCCCACCAGAAGCAACTTTTATCGAGGCTTGAAAGCATTTGTCATCGAATCGACGTGGCTTTGAGCAGGAAGGATTCGGCATTACAGCAGCCTGCGAAGGAGTCTCAGCCACAGCCCGATACGGCTAGGATTCGAGTCTTATCCACCGAGTTCCGAAACTGTTGGCTTCAACTCTTAACCCCGGACCCACCGGAAGCAAGTATTCTCGAGGCGCTATACCGGTTTTGATATCTTCAGCGGACTTGCGTGTCGTTGTCGTGTACTTGGCAGCATTGACGAAAGATGCATTTCTAATAGAAGAGAATGAGGATTTTATGTGAGGGATGATCTGATTCCTATGTGATGGTGGCTACGGCCAGCACTTGTCTGTCTATATATAACCCTCGTGAAGTCCTGTGTTGAAATGTAGAATCCAGATTCAATTACACAGCTCTCATCTCAGGATCATCCTCATACTCTTCACATAACCAACAAATATCTATTTTTtctacttttcttttccaaacAACGCACTTTCAATATggctacctacctagttaCACAGGCCACCGGCCAACAAAGCCAGTCGGTCATCGCCCATCTGCTCGCAGCAGGCTTCAAAATCC is a window from the Trichoderma atroviride chromosome 5, complete sequence genome containing:
- a CDS encoding uncharacterized protein (EggNog:ENOG41), with translation MRLSWPRDNDNKRALVADSAPAVQSPNRRNNLFVNTTWQDMQVYRDITLRVQPSHPLIRTIPKLWMQPQPFLEHTDLIQHFHNTAYLSLVTFTTGSVQIRDALVRMALARDTAPGLALFFALLSFSSLHRSGLHQQAIQLKILALQYLSAPVKGGRLSLVEAAQHVAASMLLSAFEILLPLGSSSEWLWYVWGAIDIAQATSLQDRAHGNDIHHVLDWAYYYNAVSRFPIYHWRHKPLPPDTTAAKYPNTKDVAHLSLTRYRPALPSPNPTHAILNLLSELCDKLYDPWDPRSRGEDYHNSLRTLESRAENVLSTLNLVNSDADIILGVKIWQLATRIYLSRASQSQWESTINLESEIEEAFDGIVTVCLCKHAFPLLIMACEAYTDERRAAIIDLIDRTERDSFVRNFGKLRDMIQSVWVQQDLHADGDLLVNYLGIISTVISSNTTLPFFV
- a CDS encoding uncharacterized protein (EggNog:ENOG41); its protein translation is MNHRKGCWTCTARRIQCDGHLPACRKCARAQRKCEGYEMRLSWPRDNDNKRALVADSAPAVQSPNRRNNLFVNTTWQDMQVYRDITLRVQPSHPLIRTIPKLWMQPQPFLEHTDLIQHFHNTAYLSLVTFTTGSVQIRDALVRMALARDTAPGLALFFALLSFSSLHRSGLHQQAIQLKILALQYLSAPVKGGRLSLVEAAQHVAASMLLSAFEILLPLGSSSEWLWYVWGAIDIAQATSLQDRAHGNDIHHVLDWAYYYNAVSRFPIYHWRHKPLPPDTTAAKYPNTKDVAHLSLTRYRPALPSPNPTHAILNLLSELCDKLYDPWDPRSRGEDYHNSLRTLESRAENVLSTLNLVNSDADIILGVKIWQLATRIYLSRASQSQWESTINLESEIEEAFDGIVTVCLCKHAFPLLIMACEAYTDERRAAIIDLIDRTERDSFVRNFGKLRDMIQSVWVQQDLHADGDLLVNYLGIISTVISSNTTLPFFV
- a CDS encoding uncharacterized protein (EggNog:ENOG41); the protein is MCDAWCISLPWASTPVHNTAYLSLVTFTTGSVQIRDALVRMALARDTAPGLALFFALLSFSSLHRSGLHQQAIQLKILALQYLSAPVKGGRLSLVEAAQHVAASMLLSAFEILLPLGSSSEWLWYVWGAIDIAQATSLQDRAHGNDIHHVLDWAYYYNAVSRFPIYHWRHKPLPPDTTAAKYPNTKDVAHLSLTRYRPALPSPNPTHAILNLLSELCDKLYDPWDPRSRGEDYHNSLRTLESRAENVLSTLNLVNSDADIILGVKIWQLATRIYLSRASQSQWESTINLESEIEEAFDGIVTVCLCKHAFPLLIMACEAYTDERRAAIIDLIDRTERDSFVRNFGKLRDMIQSVWVQQDLHADGDLLVNYLGIISTVISSNTTLPFFV
- a CDS encoding uncharacterized protein (EggNog:ENOG41), with the translated sequence MKISNTFMLFHGVTCMPYSDFMSNDLPSLQDVLQPPLPGSHPVLIARRLLMLGVFLQSESLLSSELQVIMSRVVETANRLVVCNEDLASSLEGIECIMMESMFRNNAGNLRGAWVSNRRAMTMAQVMSLHRYRNTVSGGSNRDWSARPLPKTIDAETRNRIEPEFMWFRLVATDRYLSLILGLPQESLQDPHSVCLESKEPNDCALVDRLERLQVVAAGLILQRNSTNIHNLEATLRVDKLLQEAAALTPAQWWLPPDPLSITGDSMEAFKETLRLMYQLTHFHLLAQLHLPYILLTSNDRKYDYSKMTAINASREILSRFVLYFDSSSNCSSYCRGIDFLTFIASMTLCLAHIKGHCQRHTSIMNNETTSVFQLLVHQRPQDIGFIERIMESMEHKTTKDNNPITQTITNSLRQLVAIEASVASQSYFTASLSCQIGCDGLESSGISMHMKNDVLHIYVPYYGTIRVERERSIGRFVESNLILADSTSQMPLEAFQSPTERSLVTETFDEPVVSNNRITEEDSRLIPGIGEDFSDWALGSMDLTLWETI